One genomic window of Medicago truncatula cultivar Jemalong A17 chromosome 1, MtrunA17r5.0-ANR, whole genome shotgun sequence includes the following:
- the LOC11423308 gene encoding uncharacterized protein isoform X1 has protein sequence MLDLTAMASGESKLPLETQRLQIYSKPNSGVSPFWREKYEREAKKYWDVFYKHHKDKFFKDRHYLDKEWGDYFSGGGKKVILEVGCGAGNTIFPVIASYPDAFVYACDFSRRAIELVKMHEDFKESHVHAFVADLTADDLCKEIIPSSVDIVTMIFMLSAVSPEKMPIVLQNIKKVLKPNGYVLLRDYATGDLAQERLSGKDQKITDNFYVRGDGTRAYYFSNEFLTNLFKENGFDVHKLDVCCKEVENRSRELIMKRRWVQAVFCVSDGSNSSSKETEVNHLDSDNNIGTEIEKNNCGSITDTVIDMSEGVGADMFGVLPSDEYEIMEINLRGWNFKINLLSKEYQHTCKSTGLMLWESARLMASVLVENPNIVSGKRVLELGCGSGGICSMIASRHADRVVATDGDDFSLDLLAKNVASNIEQPLLTKLTTKKLEWGNKDHIESIKELSDRGFNVIIGTDVTYVAEAILPLFATAKELIAPSESNKDENVPVLILCHIFRRVDEPTLLSAAVQFGFRLVDKWPTGNSPETSRSVIDNWFMDNDLKDDLPNSALNILVFSME, from the exons ATGCTTGATCTCACGGCAATGGCCTCAGGGGAATCAAAATTACCACTTGAAACTCAAAGGTTGCAAATTTATTCCAAACCAAATTCTGGGGTCTCACCTTTTTGGAGAG aaaagtatGAAAGAGAAGCTAAGAAATATTGGGATGTCTTCTACAAACACCACAAAGACAAG TTTTTCAAAGACCGGCATTACTTGGATAAGGAATGGGGAGATTACTTTTCA GGAGGAGGAAAGAAAGTAATTTTGGAG GTTGGGTGTGGAGCTGGAAATACCATATTTCCTGTTATAGCATCATATCCAGATGCTTTTGTTTATGCATGTGATTTCTCACGACGAGCTATTGAATTGGTTAAG ATGCATGAAGACTTTAAGGAGTCCCATGTTCACGCTTTCGTTGCTGACTTGACAGCCGATGATTTATGCAAAGAGATTATTCCATCTTCTGTTGACATTGTTACAATG ATATTTATGTTATCTGCAGTGTCCCCAGAAAAGATGCCTATTGTTTTGCAGAATATTAAAAAAGTTCTAAAA CCAAATGGATATGTGCTGCTGCGAGACTATGCTACTGGAGACCTTGCTCAG gAGAGATTATCTGGCAAGGATCAAAAGATAACTGATAACTTCTATGTTAGAGGTGACGGCACT CGCGCTTACTATTTTTCAAACGAGTTCTTGACAAATTTATTCAAAGAAAATGGTTTCGATGTtcacaaacttgatgtgtgctGCAAAGAAGTTGAGAACCGCTCAAGGGAGTTGATAATGAAACG GCGTTGGGTCCAAGCTGTATTTTGTGTTTCAGATGGTTCCAACTCTTCCAGTAAAGAAACTGAGGTCAATCATCTTGATAGTGATAACAATATTGGCACGGAAATCGAGAAAAATAATTGTGGTAGTATAACTGACACTGTAATTGACATGTCTGAGGGAGTTGGGGCTGACATGTTTGGAGTCTTGCCTTCCGACGAGTATGAG ATTATGGAGATCAACCTTAGAGGCTGGAATTTCAAGATTAACTTACTATCAAAAGAGTACCAACATACCTGCAAATCAACTGGTTTGATGCTGTGGGAATCGGCCCGATTAATGGCTTCCGTCCTTGTAGAAAATCCCAATATTGTTTCTGGAAAAAGGGTATTGGAGTTAGGGTGTGGCAGTGGTGGAATCTGCTCTATGATTGCTTCTAGACACGCTGATCGAGTAGTTGCTACAGATGGAGATGATTTTTCTCTTGACCTATTAGCCAAAAATGTTGCATCTAATATTGAACAACCATTGCTGACTAAACTAACTACAAAAAAACTTGAGTGGGGAAACAAAGATCACATAGAAAGCATAAAGGAGTTGAGTGATAGAGGCTTCAATGTCATCATCGGCACTGACGTTACATACGTTGCTGAAGCTATATTGCCTTTGTTTGCAACTGCAAAAGAACTTATTGCTCCAAGTGAAAGTAATAAAGATGAGAATGTTCCTGTACTTATTCTTTGCCATATCTTTCGCCGTGTCGACGAACCAACGTTACTTTCAGCTGCAGTGCAATTTGGGTTTAGATTAGTAGACAAGTGGCCTACCGGAAATTCGCCTGAAACGTCTCGAAGTGTTATTGACAATTGGTTTATGGACAATGATTTAAAGGATGATCTTCCTAATAGTGCATTAAACATATTGGTCTTCAGCATGGAGTGA
- the LOC11423308 gene encoding uncharacterized protein isoform X2, giving the protein MKEKLRNIGMSSTNTTKTSDDTFHQFFKDRHYLDKEWGDYFSGGGKKVILEVGCGAGNTIFPVIASYPDAFVYACDFSRRAIELVKMHEDFKESHVHAFVADLTADDLCKEIIPSSVDIVTMIFMLSAVSPEKMPIVLQNIKKVLKPNGYVLLRDYATGDLAQERLSGKDQKITDNFYVRGDGTRAYYFSNEFLTNLFKENGFDVHKLDVCCKEVENRSRELIMKRRWVQAVFCVSDGSNSSSKETEVNHLDSDNNIGTEIEKNNCGSITDTVIDMSEGVGADMFGVLPSDEYEIMEINLRGWNFKINLLSKEYQHTCKSTGLMLWESARLMASVLVENPNIVSGKRVLELGCGSGGICSMIASRHADRVVATDGDDFSLDLLAKNVASNIEQPLLTKLTTKKLEWGNKDHIESIKELSDRGFNVIIGTDVTYVAEAILPLFATAKELIAPSESNKDENVPVLILCHIFRRVDEPTLLSAAVQFGFRLVDKWPTGNSPETSRSVIDNWFMDNDLKDDLPNSALNILVFSME; this is encoded by the exons atGAAAGAGAAGCTAAGAAATATTGGGATGTCTTCTACAAACACCACAAAGACAAG TGATGATACCTTTCATCAGTTTTTCAAAGACCGGCATTACTTGGATAAGGAATGGGGAGATTACTTTTCA GGAGGAGGAAAGAAAGTAATTTTGGAG GTTGGGTGTGGAGCTGGAAATACCATATTTCCTGTTATAGCATCATATCCAGATGCTTTTGTTTATGCATGTGATTTCTCACGACGAGCTATTGAATTGGTTAAG ATGCATGAAGACTTTAAGGAGTCCCATGTTCACGCTTTCGTTGCTGACTTGACAGCCGATGATTTATGCAAAGAGATTATTCCATCTTCTGTTGACATTGTTACAATG ATATTTATGTTATCTGCAGTGTCCCCAGAAAAGATGCCTATTGTTTTGCAGAATATTAAAAAAGTTCTAAAA CCAAATGGATATGTGCTGCTGCGAGACTATGCTACTGGAGACCTTGCTCAG gAGAGATTATCTGGCAAGGATCAAAAGATAACTGATAACTTCTATGTTAGAGGTGACGGCACT CGCGCTTACTATTTTTCAAACGAGTTCTTGACAAATTTATTCAAAGAAAATGGTTTCGATGTtcacaaacttgatgtgtgctGCAAAGAAGTTGAGAACCGCTCAAGGGAGTTGATAATGAAACG GCGTTGGGTCCAAGCTGTATTTTGTGTTTCAGATGGTTCCAACTCTTCCAGTAAAGAAACTGAGGTCAATCATCTTGATAGTGATAACAATATTGGCACGGAAATCGAGAAAAATAATTGTGGTAGTATAACTGACACTGTAATTGACATGTCTGAGGGAGTTGGGGCTGACATGTTTGGAGTCTTGCCTTCCGACGAGTATGAG ATTATGGAGATCAACCTTAGAGGCTGGAATTTCAAGATTAACTTACTATCAAAAGAGTACCAACATACCTGCAAATCAACTGGTTTGATGCTGTGGGAATCGGCCCGATTAATGGCTTCCGTCCTTGTAGAAAATCCCAATATTGTTTCTGGAAAAAGGGTATTGGAGTTAGGGTGTGGCAGTGGTGGAATCTGCTCTATGATTGCTTCTAGACACGCTGATCGAGTAGTTGCTACAGATGGAGATGATTTTTCTCTTGACCTATTAGCCAAAAATGTTGCATCTAATATTGAACAACCATTGCTGACTAAACTAACTACAAAAAAACTTGAGTGGGGAAACAAAGATCACATAGAAAGCATAAAGGAGTTGAGTGATAGAGGCTTCAATGTCATCATCGGCACTGACGTTACATACGTTGCTGAAGCTATATTGCCTTTGTTTGCAACTGCAAAAGAACTTATTGCTCCAAGTGAAAGTAATAAAGATGAGAATGTTCCTGTACTTATTCTTTGCCATATCTTTCGCCGTGTCGACGAACCAACGTTACTTTCAGCTGCAGTGCAATTTGGGTTTAGATTAGTAGACAAGTGGCCTACCGGAAATTCGCCTGAAACGTCTCGAAGTGTTATTGACAATTGGTTTATGGACAATGATTTAAAGGATGATCTTCCTAATAGTGCATTAAACATATTGGTCTTCAGCATGGAGTGA